The Theileria annulata chromosome 3, complete sequence, *** SEQUENCING IN PROGRESS *** genome has a segment encoding these proteins:
- a CDS encoding uncharacterized protein (weak similarity to Theileria annulata Tash1;~2 probable transmembrane helices predicted for TA09485 by TMHMM2.0 at aa 4-22 and 76-98;~Signal peptide predicted for TA09485 by SignalP 2.0 HMM (Signal peptide probability 0.903, signal anchor probability 0.000) with cleavage site probability 0.847 between residues 18 and 19) gives MTSIITILTITLIECVFGVIYVDLKNFIISNGVNVFHGRFNINSRYFMFVGDSEPISELRYGNEVIFPKENGSQEYNLFVELFIINKVILVSFYVHTFNDGLLKSVNRHTISISSDKYSHISNEEFMSNINGPVLVSFDIGPKPKHPFIYTNISGHINYQIRTYIFSNNYKGFILYGKSGPLYKFGYVYDSNRPAVVGYTKLPYLTEESFFINICKSHPDYNIIQYRIEPFMIELYNNNIHKYQIRTILGEEYWFLAEYGDDMLSNKIIMDAIKLYKSYIHQKGITLITLDISEIISPELFDIEKVTGSSNIWNYTLYKHERKFRYENRIRVITDSKIKKRNIYVQRNDYDSFSIEVYRNEEETYVIMSSEIRKLEEITNKIKICKKLEIDNYKVLSLSEFHKIIKKFEKSYPIKLDITIDEEQPSLFEKKEISDGEMTIHHFSIKETNDFGESILNKYVFGAVYATGSFQPGNIPLEPFRKNKVVINPNINTNKFIVRNKSTFDDLNTPQYQLFRLRT, from the coding sequence ATGACATCAATAATTACGATTCTGACAATAACATTGATTGAATGTGTGTTTGGAGTAATTTATGTTGAtctaaagaattttattatatctaatGGAGTGAATGTATTTCATGGTAGATTCAATATAAACTCCAGATATTTTATGTTTGTTGGTGATTCAGAACCCATTAGTGAATTAAGATACGGAAATGAAGTGATATTTCCAAAGGAGAATGGTTCACAggaatacaatttatttgttgaattatttataataaataaggTTATTCTGGTATCATTTTATGTCCACACATTTAATGATGGATTATTGAAATCAGTCAATCGACATACCATTAGCATATCATCTGACAAATACAGTCACATAAgtaatgaagaatttatGTCAAACATAAATGGACCAGTTCTAGTTTCATTTGATATTGGACCGAAACCAAAACATCCCTTTATATATACCAATATATCTGGACATattaattatcaaattcgtacatatatattctcaaataattataaaggTTTTATACTTTATGGCAAATCAGGTCCACTATATAAATTCGGATATGTATATGATTCGAATCGTCCTGCTGTTGTAGGTTATACAAAGCTTCCATATTTAACTGAAGAATccttttttattaatatttgtaaatcGCACCCAgactataatattattcaatatagGATTGAACCTTTTATGATAGaactttataataataatatacacaaATATCAAATAAGGACTATATTAGGTGAAGAATACTGGTTTTTAGCAGAATACGGTGATGACATGTTATcaaacaaaataattatggatgctataaaattatacaaaagTTATATACATCAAAAGGGAATAACATTAATTACATTAGACATATCAGAAATTATTAGCCctgaattatttgatattgAAAAAGTTACAGGGTCATCAAATATTTGGAACTACACATTGTATAAACACGAAAGAAAATTTAGATATGAAAATAGAATAAGGGTCATTACGGATTCCAAAATCAAGAAAAGAAACATTTATGTTCAAAGAAATGATTATGATAGCTTCAGTATTGAAGTGTACAGAAATGAGGAAGAAACATATGTGATAATGAGTAGCGAAATTCGAaaattagaagaaataacgaataaaatcaaaatatgtaaaaaattagaaatagACAATTATAAAGTGTTAAGCTTAAGTGaatttcataaaataattaaaaagtTTGAAAAATCATATCCGATAAAACTAGATATTACTATTGATGAAGAGCAACCATCATTATTTGAGAAAAAGGAAATATCAGATGGTGAAATGACAATTCATCATTTCTCAATAAAGGAAACTAATGATTTCGGAGAATCCATATTGAACAAATATGTGTTTGGGGCTGTTTATGCAACAGGAAGTTTTCAACCAGGTAACATACCATTGGAACCATTTAGAAAAAACAAGGTGGTGATTAATCCAAACATAAACacaaacaaatttattgtaaGGAACAAATCAACATTTGATGATCTGAACACACCACAATATCAGTTATTCCGACTAAgaacataa
- a CDS encoding methionine aminopeptidase, putative (Apicoplast targetting peptide predicted by the PlasmoAP tool;~Signal peptide predicted for TA09495 by SignalP 2.0 HMM (Signal peptide probability 0.826, signal anchor probability 0.017) with cleavage site probability 0.607 between residues 17 and 18), with translation MYSIPLHLLILIPYILCLNSDKFISKRFKNYIGTKYLLNNNKPQLPHSFKDSFLFTSSNNLIHFNSHRIITYIFSHKHILNNERFIRSIPPLGFSPTCSISYLNQSNRTHEIIQKLKEEAPNASLFDIWNNFCYSGWFKYSTILTGRIRKGVLSGKQFPSKNIMRPNYFKTGKPIYVDYPYCNRDSKDIRGTIKNDKDVAGIKKACRIAREILDYVSSIVVEGIFTDDIDRFVHKLCGIKKVFPATLNYHGFPKSVCTSINEVACHGIPDNNLLCAGDLLKVDLTVYSDGYFGDVCETYMVMPMTKEYNKKLLQTNYMGRSERNKLIYTSVRHNNLQGCEISIIKQTSFINGFNNAIKRFDLENTFNLLYLILKGEDKRFNFSQDKNMSKLAKKLNEEFKAVYENPEETYSGRVFGMPSSELPGYIPHHKLGKVFATVENPQIVVDLLDQNDELRFKKPYTFSPSFDSDLELMKICHEALMKAISICKPGTKIKMIGKTIEKYLKKNKCISLSNLCGHGIGRNFHENPIISHEENDSEVLMEPGMVFTIEPIVTRSGLNSFMMWPDGWTIATLDGSKTAQFEHTVLITKDGHEILTKKITSSPQFIWERELEVVY, from the exons ATGTACAGTATTCCACTCCAtcttctaatattaataccataTATTCTATGTTTAAATTCAGATAAGTTCATTTCGAAAaggtttaaaaattatattggtacaaaatatttgctaaataataataaaccTCAATTACCTCATTCATTTAAGGATTCTTTTCTATTCACTTCttccaataatttaattcattttaattctCATAGAATAATAACTTATATTTTTAGTCATAAACACATATTAAACAATGAACGGTTTATCCG ttCCATTCCCCCCCTTGGTTTTTCCCCTACTTGTTCTATTtcttatttaaatcaatcCAACAGGACCCATGAAATCATTCAGAAATTGAAGGAGGAAGCCCCTAACGCTAGTTTATTTGATATATGGAACAACTTTTGCTATTCTGGTTGGTTTAAATATAGTACAATTCTAACAGGTCGTATACGCAAGGGGGTTTTAAGTGGCAAACAGTTTCCCTCCAAAAATATTATGAGACCTAATTATTTCAAGACAGGAAAGCCGATTTACGTTGATTACCCCTACTGTAATAGAGA tTCCAAAGATATTCGAGGtacaattaaaaatgataaagaTGTCGCTGGAATTAAAAAGGCATGTAGAATCGCTAGAGAAATACTGGATTACGTATCATCAATAGTGGTTGAGGGCATTTTCACAGACGATATTGATCGTTTTGTACATAAACTTTGCGGAATTAAGAAAGTTTTCCCAGCCACACTAAATTACCATGGTTTCCCAAAATCAGTATGTACATCTATCAACGAAGTGGCATGCCATGGGATACCCGACAACAACTTATTATGCGCAGGAGATCTTTTGAAGGTGGACCTAACTGTATATTCTGATGGATACTTTGGAGACGTGTGTGAGACTTACATGGTTATGCCCATGACCAAAGAATATAACAAGAAACTATTGCAGACCAATTATATGGGTCGATCTGAGAGAAACaagttaatttatacttCTGTTAGACATAATAATCTACAAGGATGTGAAATATCTATAATTAAACAGACATCGTTCATCAATGGTTTTAACAATGCAATTAAGAGGTTCGATCTTGAAAACACttttaatcttttatatttaatctTAAAGGGTGAAGACAAAAGGTTCAACTTTTCTCAGGACAAAAACATGTCCAAACTTGCCAAAAAATTGAATGAAGAGTTCAAAGCTGTTTATGAAAACCCTGAAGAAACTTATAGTGGTCGTGTTTTTGGTATGCCATCTTCAGAATTACCAGGTTATATACCTCACCATAAACTCGGCAAAGTTTTCGCCACTGTAGAAAATCCACAAATCGTTGTGGATCTTCTCGACCAAAACGATGAACTCAGATTTAAAAAGCCTTATACCTTTTCTCCCTCGTTTGATAGTGATCTTGAGCTGATGAAAATTTGTCACGAGGCTCTCATGAAGGCTATATCCATTTGTAAACCTGGAACCAA gATTAAAATGATAGGTAAAACAATTGAAAAATACctaaagaaaaataaatgtatatcCTTGTCCAATCTGTGTGGTCACGGAATAGGTAGAAACTTTCATGAAAACCCTATT atCTCTCATGAAGAAAACGATAGCGAGGTACTTATGGAACCTGGGATGGTCTTCACTATTGAGCCAATCGTAACCAGGTCAGGTCTCAACTCTTTCATGATGTGGCCTGATGGATGGACTATAGCAACATTGGATGGTTCaaa GACAGCTCAATTCGAGCATACTGTACTAATCACCAAGGATGGGCATGAAATCTTGACAAAAAAAATCACATCATCACCTCAATTTATATGGGAGAGAGAGTTAGAAGTGgtttattga
- a CDS encoding uncharacterized protein (weak similarity to Theileria annulata Tash1;~2 probable transmembrane helices predicted for TA09490 by TMHMM2.0 at aa 4-22 and 76-98;~Signal peptide predicted for TA09490 by SignalP 2.0 HMM (Signal peptide probability 0.957, signal anchor probability 0.000) with cleavage site probability 0.906 between residues 18 and 19), producing the protein MTSIITILTIALIECVFGVIYVDLKNFIISNGVNVFHGRFNINSRYFMFVGDSEPISELRYGNEVIFPKENGSQEYNLLVELFIINKVILVSFYVHTFNDGLLKSVNRHTISISSDKYSHISNEEFMSKINKPVLVSFDIGPKPKHPFIKSTISDHVNYQIGKYKFENKYKSFMLDGKSGPKYRFGYVYDSKHPAVVGCTKRPYLTDECFSIAIYKSEPHYNNVFQSRFEPFTIELFYDYIRTYDMRPILGEEYWLLSEYCDKILSNQIIMDAIKLHISFRKHPSGIPVITLDISELISPELFGIQKVTGSSNIWNYTLYKHERKSKYENRIRLIMDSNIKKRKIYVQRNHYDSFKIEVYRNEEETYVIMSSEIRKLEEITNKIKICKKLEIDNYKVLSLSECDGIIEMFEKSYPIKLDITIDEEQPSLFEKKEISDGEMTIHHFSIKETNDFGESILNKYVFGAVYATGSFQPGNIPLEPFRKNKVMINPNINTNKFIVRNKSTFDDLNTPQYQLFRLRT; encoded by the coding sequence ATGACATCAATAATTACGATTCTGACAATAGCATTGATTGAATGTGTGTTTGGAGTAATTTATGTTGAtctaaagaattttattatatctaatGGAGTGAATGTATTTCATGGTAGATTCAATATAAACTCCAGATATTTTATGTTTGTTGGTGATTCAGAACCCATTAGTGAATTAAGATACGGAAATGAAGTGATATTTCCAAAGGAGAATGGTTCACAGGAATACAATTTACTtgttgaattatttataataaataaggTTATTCTGGTATCATTTTATGTCCACACATTTAATGATGGATTATTGAAATCAGTCAATCGACATACCATTAGCATATCATCTGACAAATACAGTCACATAAgtaatgaagaatttatgtcaaaaataaataaaccTGTTCTAGTTTCATTTGATATTGGACCGAAACCAAAACATCCATTTATAAAAAGTACCATTTCTGATCATGttaattatcaaattggtaaatataaatttgaaaataaatataaaagtttTATGCTTGATGGCAAATCAGGTCCAAAATATAGATTCGGATATGTATATGATTCAAAACATCCTGCAGTTGTAGGTTGTACAAAACGTCCATATTTAACTGATGAATGTTTTTCTATTGCAATTTACAAATCGGAACCTCATTATAACAATGTTTTTCAATCTAGGTTTGAACCATTTACGATTGAACTATTTTATGATTATATAAGAACATATGATATGAGGCCAATATTAGGTGAAGAGTATTGGCTTTTATCTGAATATTgtgataaaattttatcaaatcaaataattatggACGCAATCAAATTACATATATCATTCAGAAAACATCCATCTGGAATACCAGTAATTACATTAGACATATCAGAACTTATTAGCCCTGAATTATTTGGAATTCAAAAAGTTACAGGGTCATCAAATATTTGGAACTACACATTGTATAAACACGAAAGAAAATctaaatatgaaaatagAATAAGGCTCATTATGGATTCCAATATCAAGAAAAGAAAGATTTATGTTCAAAGAAATCATTATGATAGTTTCAAAATAGAAGTGTACAGAAATGAGGAAGAAACATATGTGATAATGAGTAGCGAAATTCGAaaattagaagaaataacgaataaaatcaaaatatgtaaaaaattagaaatagACAATTATAAAGTGTTAAGCTTAAGTGAATGTGATGGTATAATTGAAATGTTTGAAAAATCATATCCGATAAAACTAGATATTACTATTGATGAAGAGCAACCATCATTATTTGAGAAAAAGGAAATATCAGATGGTGAAATGACAATTCATCATTTCTCAATAAAGGAAACTAATGATTTCGGAGAATCCATATTGAACAAATATGTGTTTGGGGCTGTTTATGCAACAGGAAGTTTTCAACCAGGTAACATACCATTGGAACCATTTAGAAAAAACAAGGTGATGATTAATCCAAACATAAATacaaacaaatttattgtaaGGAACAAATCAACATTTGATGATCTGAACACACCACAATATCAGTTATTCCGACTAAgaacataa
- a CDS encoding uncharacterized protein (weak similarity to Theileria annulata Tash1;~Signal peptide predicted for TA09480 by SignalP 2.0 HMM (Signal peptide probability 0.903, signal anchor probability 0.000) with cleavage site probability 0.847 between residues 18 and 19), whose amino-acid sequence MTSIITILTITLIECVFGVIYVDLKNFIISNGVNVFHGRFNINSRYFMFVGDSEPISELRYGNEVIFPKENGSQEYNLLVELFIINKVILVSFYVHTFNDGLLKSVNRHTISISSDKYSHISNEEFMSKINGPVLVSIDIGPKPKHPFIKSTTSDHVNFKMRRYKFEDNYKGFMFDGKSGPLYKFGYVYDSNRPSVVGYTKRPYLTDECVSISIYKSHPDYNNLFQFMFEPFMIELYSHNVHKYEMRPILGDEYWFLTEYSDDMLLDEVNKNSLKLFRLFRKHQYGLPIITLDISELISAELFGIQKVTGSIANWNYTLYKHERKSRYENRIRVIIDSNNNKRNIYITRNDYINFNLELHRYYEVTYVIMNQKYEIKNGIKIKQSRLFKKRENDQKYNEVEDKERKKIIEKFEEWYPIKLDITIDEEQPSLFEKKELSDGEMTIHHFSIKETNDFGESILNKYVFGAVYATGSFQPGNIPLEPFRKNKVVINPNINTNKFIVRNKSTFDDLNTPQYQLFRLRT is encoded by the coding sequence ATGACATCAATAATTACGATTCTGACAATAACATTGATTGAATGTGTATTTGGAGTAATTTATGTTGAtctaaagaattttattatatctaatGGAGTGAATGTATTTCATGGTAGATTCAATATAAACTCCAGATATTTTATGTTTGTTGGTGATTCAGAACCCATTAGTGAATTAAGATACGGAAATGAAGTGATATTTCCAAAGGAGAATGGTTCACAGGAATACAATTTACTtgttgaattatttataataaataaggTTATTCTGGTATCATTTTATGTCCACACATTTAATGATGGATTATTGAAATCAGTCAATCGACATACCATTAGCATATCATCTGACAAATACAGTCACATAAgtaatgaagaatttatgtcaaaaataaatggaCCAGTTCTAGTTTCAATTGATATTGGACCGAAACCAAAACATCCGTTTATAAAAAGTACCACTTCTGATcatgttaattttaaaatgcgtagatataaatttgaagataattataaagGTTTTATGTTTGATGGCAAATCAGGCCCACTATATAAATTCGGATATGTATATGATTCTAATCGTCCTTCTGTTGTAGGTTATACAAAACGTCCATATTTAACTGATGAATGTGTTTCTATTTCTATTTATAAATCACACCCtgattataataatttgtttcaATTTATGTTTGAACCTTTTATGATTGAACTGTATAGTCATAATGTACataaatatgaaatgaGGCCAATTTTAGGTGACGAATATTGGTTTTTAACAGAATATAGTGATGATATGTTATTAGATGAAGTAAacaaaaattcattaaaattatttagattATTCAGAAAACATCAATATGGGTTACCAATAATTACATTAGACATATCAGAACTTATTAGTGCTGAATTATTTGGAATTCAAAAAGTTACAGGGTCAATTGCTAATTGGAACTACACATTGTATAAGCACGAACGAAAATCTAGATATGAAAATAGAATAAGGGTTATAATAGATTCGAATAACAATAAaagaaatatttatattacaagaaatgattatattaatttcaatttagAGTTGCACAGATATTATGAAGTAACATATGTGATAATGAAtcaaaaatatgaaataaaaaatggGATAAAGATTAAACAATcaagattatttaaaaaaaggGAGAATGatcaaaaatataatgagGTTGAAGATAAAGAGagaaagaaaataattgaaaagTTTGAAGAATGGTATCCGATAAAACTAGATATTACTATTGATGAAGAACAACCATCATTATTTGAGAAAAAGGAATTATCAGATGGTGAAATGACAATTCATCATTTCTCAATAAAGGAAACTAATGATTTCGGAGAATCCATATTGAACAAATATGTGTTTGGGGCTGTTTATGCAACAGGAAGTTTTCAACCAGGTAACATACCATTGGAACcatttagaaaaaataagGTGGTGATTAATCCAAACATAAACacaaacaaatttattgtaaGGAACAAATCAACATTTGATGATCTGAACACACCACAATATCAGTTATTCCGACTAAgaacataa
- a CDS encoding uncharacterized protein (weak similarity to Theileria annulata Tash1;~2 probable transmembrane helices predicted for TA09470 by TMHMM2.0 at aa 4-22 and 203-225;~Signal peptide predicted for TA09470 by SignalP 2.0 HMM (Signal peptide probability 0.957, signal anchor probability 0.000) with cleavage site probability 0.906 between residues 18 and 19), translating into MTSIITILTIALIECVFGVIYVDLKNFIISNGVNVFHGRFNINSRYFMFVGDSEPISELRYGNEVIFPKENGSQEYNLFVELFIINKVILVSFYVHTFNDGLLKSVNRHTISISSDKYSHISNEEFMSNINKPVLVSIDIRPKPKHPFIKRSTSDHVNLQMVIYKFANNYNEFELDGKSGPLYKFGYVYDSNRPAVVGYTKRLYLIEECVLIMIYNLYFIYLNIYYFRIEPFMIELYGNYIRKYQIRTILGEEYWFLAEYGDDMLSNQIIMDAIKLFKSYINQQGIPVITVDISELATPELFGIEKVTGSSNIWNYTLYKHERKSGYEDRIRVIMDSNIDKRKIYVQRNDYDSFNIEVYRNEETTYVINERKYQRKNSMIKMYDIHQLKLETKKYNQVEDRERKKIIEKFEKSYPIKLDITIDEEQPSLFEKKEISDGEMTIHHFSIKETNDFGESILNKYVFGAVYATGSFQPGNIPLEPFRKNKVMINPNINTNKFIVRNKSTFDDLNTPQYQLFRLRTLS; encoded by the coding sequence ATGACATCAATAATTACGATTCTGACAATAGCATTGATTGAATGTGTATTTGGAGTAATTTATGTTGAtctaaagaattttattatatctaatGGAGTGAATGTATTTCATGGTAGATTCAATATAAACTCCAGATATTTTATGTTTGTTGGTGATTCAGAACCCATTAGTGAATTAAGATACGGAAATGAAGTGATATTTCCAAAGGAGAATGGTTCACAggaatacaatttatttgttgaattatttataataaataaggTTATTCTGGTATCATTTTATGTCCACACATTTAATGATGGATTATTGAAATCAGTCAATCGACATACCATTAGCATATCATCTGACAAATACAGTCACATAAgtaatgaagaatttatGTCAAACATAAATAAACCAGTTCTAGTTTCAATTGATATTCGACCGAAACCAAAACATCCGTTTATAAAAAGATCCACTTCTGATCATGTTAATCTTCAAATggttatatataaattcgcaaataattataatgaGTTTGAACTTGATGGCAAATCAGGTCCACTATATAAATTCGGATATGTATATGATTCGAATCGTCCTGCAGTTGTAGGTTATACAAAACGTCTATATTTAATCGAAGAATGTGTTTTGATTatgatatataatttgtattttatctatttaaatatatattattttaggATTGAACCTTTCATGATCGAACTATATGGTAATTATATACGGAAATATCAAATAAGGACAATATTAGGTGAAGAATATTGGTTTTTAGCAGAATACGGTGATGACATGTTATCAAaccaaataataatggatgcaatcaaattattcaaaagTTATATAAATCAGCAGGGAATACCAGTAATTACAGTAGACATATCAGAACTTGCAACACCTGAATTATTTGGAATAGAAAAAGTTACAGGGTCATCAAATATTTGGAACTACACATTGTATAAACACGAAAGAAAATCTGGATATGAAGATAGAATAAGGGTCATTATGGATTCCAATATCGATAAAAGAAAGATCTATGTTCAAAGAAATGATTATGATAGTTTCAATATTGAAGTGTATAGAAATGAGGAAACAACATATGTAATTAATGAAAGAAAATATCAAAGAAAAAATTCgatgataaaaatgtatGATATACATCAGCTAAAATTAGAAACGAAAAAATACAATCAAGTAGAAGATAGAGAGCgaaagaaaataattgaaaagTTTGAAAAATCATATCCGATAAAACTAGATATTACTATTGATGAAGAACAACCATCATTATTTGAGAAAAAGGAAATATCAGATGGTGAAATGACAATTCATCATTTCTCAATAAAGGAAACTAATGATTTCGGAGAATCCATATTGAACAAATATGTGTTTGGGGCTGTTTATGCAACAGGAAGTTTTCAACCAGGTAACATACCATTGGAACcatttagaaaaaataagGTGATGATTAATCCAAACATAAACacaaacaaatttattgtaaGGAACAAATCAACATTTGATGATCTGAACACACCACAATATCAGTTATTCCGACTAAGAACATTATCATAA
- a CDS encoding uncharacterized protein (weak similarity to Theileria annulata Tash1;~Signal peptide predicted for TA09475 by SignalP 2.0 HMM (Signal peptide probability 0.903, signal anchor probability 0.000) with cleavage site probability 0.847 between residues 18 and 19), producing MTSIITILTITLIECVFGVIYVDLKNFIISNGVNVFHGRFNINSRYFMFVGDSEPISELRYGNEVIFPKENGSQEYNLLVELFIINKVILVSFYVHTFNDGLLKSVNRHTISISSDKYSHISNEEFMYKINRNVLVSIDIGPKPKHPFIKRSTSDDVNFKMYRYKLEDNYKGFKFDGKSGPLYRFGYVYDSNRPAVVGYTKRPYLTDECVSISIYKSHTGYNNLFQFMFEPFRIELYDHYKRSYEMRPILGEEYWVLNEYGNDMLLDDVNKNSLKLFRLYKRHPYGLPLITLDISELVSPEIFGIEKVAGSIANWKYTLYKLMDNFENNLAVKTVIDSKIEYRSILINKRDYYKLNIEVYRNEEETYVIQQRSYEKRNSTINIYDIHKLKLEMKKYNQLKDKEGTKIIQMFEKSYPIKLDITIDEEQPSLFEKKEISDGEMTIHHFSIKETNDFGESILNKYVFGAVYATGSFQPGNIPLEPFRKNKVMINPNINTNKFIVRNKSTFDDLNTPQYQLFRLRT from the coding sequence ATGACATCAATAATTACGATTCTGACAATAACATTGATTGAATGTGTGTTTGGAGTAATTTATGTTGAtctaaagaattttattatatctaatGGAGTGAATGTATTTCATGGTAGATTCAATATAAACTCCAGATATTTTATGTTTGTTGGTGATTCAGAACCCATTAGTGAATTAAGATACGGAAATGAAGTGATATTTCCAAAGGAGAATGGTTCACAGGAATACAATTTACTtgttgaattatttataataaataaggTTATTCTGGTATCATTTTATGTCCACACATTTAATGATGGATTATTGAAATCAGTCAATCGACATACCATTAGCATATCATCTGACAAATACAGTCACATAAgtaatgaagaatttatGTACAAGATAAATAGGAATGTTCTAGTTTCAATTGATATTGGACCGAAACCAAAACATCCGTTTATAAAAAGGTCCACTTCTGAtgatgttaattttaaaatgtatagaTATAAACTTgaagataattataaagGTTTTAAGTTTGATGGCAAATCAGGCCCACTATATAGATTCGGATATGTATATGATTCTAATCGTCCTGCTGTTGTAGGTTATACAAAACGTCCATATTTAACTGATGAATGTGTTTCTATTTCTATTTATAAATCACACACTGGTTATAACAATTTGTTTCAATTTATGTTTGAACCTTTTAGGATTGAACTGTATGATCATTATAAAAGATCATATGAAATGAGGCCAATTTTAGGTGAAGAATACTGGGTTTTAAATGAATACGGTAATGATATGTTATTAGATGATGTAAacaaaaattcattaaaattatttagattATACAAAAGACATCCATATGGTTTACCATTAATTACATTAGACATATCAGAACTTGTTAGTCCTGAAATATTTGGTATTGAAAAAGTTGCAGGTTCAATTGCTAATTGGAAATATACACTGTACAAATTGATggataattttgaaaataatcTAGCTGTTAAAACAGTTATAGATTCAAAAATTGAGTATAgaagtatattaattaacaaAAGGGATTATTACAAACTAAATATTGAAGTGTACAGAAATGAGGAGGAAACATATGTGATTCAGCAAAGATCATATGAAAAAAGAAATTCAAcgataaatatatatgatatTCATAAGCTAAAATTagaaatgaaaaaatacaaTCAACTTAAAGATAAAGAGGgaacaaaaataattcaaatgTTTGAAAAATCATATCCGATAAAACTAGATATTACTATTGATGAAGAACAACCATCATTATTTGAGAAAAAGGAAATATCAGATGGTGAAATGACAATTCATCATTTCTCAATAAAGGAAACTAATGATTTCGGAGAATCCATATTGAACAAATATGTGTTTGGGGCTGTTTATGCAACAGGAAGTTTTCAACCAGGTAACATACCATTGGAACcatttagaaaaaataagGTGATGATTAATCCAAACATAAATacaaacaaatttattgtaaGGAACAAATCAACATTTGATGATCTGAACACACCACAATATCAGTTATTCCGACTAAgaacataa